A genomic window from Leptolyngbya sp. NIES-2104 includes:
- a CDS encoding DNA/RNA non-specific endonuclease: MSLKTVTYNDQFLDKLKALRSQKPTSPENPLFAQVESRDRTTDSIAAFARRVDNIAASGSGVSSFDLERVLGRNDLLPVNYLQKGSLAARAVCRIWVGDIFGSNGSWGTGFLVSPRLLITNHHVIHSIDEATRASVQFSYEMDINGRIRDGKTFQLSPQEAFVTDAELDFTLVAVAEQSEDQQVALSDYGFLRLDPTLHKVEPEEFVTVIQHPNGQPKQIAIRENKVLKIGDAQDALQDNFLWYASDTAPGSSGSPVLNDNWQVVAVHHKSVVESRTQDGVEEVQLTGGEWVTREAAEKLSEDKIKWVANQGVRTSRILDRISKDQSDLNGSASGLIQALLQDARGIRVFPGTTPRESVVSSTPDPLQESGLSLEKRKQQRSQTNRSDGSIRPLSYYQGRKGYDPNFLGVNVPLPELTPIALAFGPVATIAGTQDNVLHYTHFSIVMCETRRLAFVTAVNIDGKQWVGLERGKDEWFFDPRLPEDFQLGNRFYGNEAGGNFFDRGHLVRRQDPIWGEEREARLANSDTFHFTNCSPQYFEFNQSAELWQGLENFILTNTDQEDLLATVFTGPIFQQNDVTHRGIQVPQFFWKIVLVVDRAKKLFSSAYVVSQEKFVDHIPFERLPVGEFNHFQVPVAEIETRTGLKFADAVRQADVYKGSPKGKGLRGFSDIEHPRRA, from the coding sequence ATGTCCCTCAAAACCGTAACCTACAACGATCAGTTTCTTGACAAACTCAAAGCCCTGCGTAGTCAGAAGCCAACCTCACCCGAAAACCCGCTGTTCGCTCAAGTTGAAAGCCGCGATCGCACCACTGATTCGATCGCGGCTTTCGCTCGACGAGTTGATAATATCGCCGCCAGTGGCTCTGGTGTCTCTTCTTTTGACTTAGAGCGTGTGTTAGGACGCAACGATCTTCTGCCCGTGAACTATCTACAAAAAGGGAGCCTTGCGGCTCGCGCCGTGTGCAGAATTTGGGTCGGAGATATCTTTGGGTCGAATGGCAGTTGGGGGACTGGTTTTCTAGTTTCTCCTCGGCTACTGATCACGAATCATCATGTGATTCACTCGATCGATGAAGCAACTCGTGCATCGGTGCAGTTTAGCTATGAGATGGATATCAATGGCAGAATTCGCGATGGTAAGACTTTTCAGCTTAGCCCTCAAGAAGCTTTCGTTACGGACGCTGAGCTAGATTTTACGCTAGTTGCTGTGGCGGAACAATCAGAAGATCAGCAAGTTGCACTGAGCGACTACGGCTTTTTAAGGCTCGATCCGACGTTGCACAAAGTAGAACCCGAAGAATTTGTCACCGTGATTCAGCATCCGAATGGACAACCCAAGCAGATTGCAATTCGAGAAAATAAAGTGCTGAAAATCGGTGATGCTCAAGATGCACTGCAAGATAATTTTCTCTGGTATGCCAGCGATACGGCTCCTGGTTCGTCTGGATCTCCGGTGCTGAATGATAACTGGCAGGTCGTTGCAGTCCATCATAAAAGTGTGGTCGAAAGCCGTACTCAAGATGGAGTTGAGGAAGTTCAACTAACAGGCGGTGAATGGGTCACAAGAGAAGCCGCAGAGAAACTGAGCGAAGATAAAATCAAATGGGTAGCGAATCAGGGAGTCCGCACCAGCAGAATTCTCGATCGCATCAGCAAAGACCAATCTGATTTGAATGGTTCTGCCTCCGGTTTAATTCAAGCCTTGCTGCAAGATGCTAGAGGAATTCGAGTTTTTCCAGGAACAACGCCACGCGAAAGCGTTGTCAGTTCAACCCCTGATCCCCTTCAGGAGAGTGGTCTGAGCTTAGAGAAGCGCAAACAGCAGCGTTCTCAAACTAATCGCTCTGATGGTAGCATTCGCCCACTCAGCTACTATCAAGGACGCAAAGGCTATGATCCTAATTTTCTAGGCGTGAATGTTCCTTTACCAGAATTAACTCCAATAGCATTGGCATTTGGTCCAGTTGCTACGATCGCAGGAACGCAAGACAATGTTCTGCACTATACACACTTCTCGATCGTCATGTGTGAAACTCGCCGTTTAGCATTTGTGACGGCGGTGAATATCGATGGCAAGCAGTGGGTCGGATTAGAACGCGGAAAAGATGAATGGTTCTTTGATCCGCGTCTTCCTGAAGATTTTCAACTTGGTAATCGCTTTTATGGCAATGAAGCAGGTGGAAATTTCTTCGATCGTGGACATTTGGTGCGTCGGCAAGACCCAATCTGGGGTGAAGAGCGTGAAGCGAGACTTGCAAACAGTGATACTTTTCACTTTACCAATTGCTCCCCTCAATACTTCGAGTTCAATCAATCGGCAGAATTGTGGCAGGGGTTAGAGAACTTTATTCTCACCAACACAGATCAAGAAGATCTGTTGGCAACGGTCTTTACGGGTCCAATCTTTCAGCAAAATGATGTGACTCACCGAGGAATTCAGGTTCCTCAATTTTTCTGGAAGATTGTTTTAGTCGTCGATCGAGCAAAAAAACTCTTTTCGAGTGCGTATGTGGTGAGTCAAGAGAAGTTTGTAGATCACATTCCATTCGAGCGGCTACCAGTTGGAGAATTTAATCACTTTCAAGTTCCTGTGGCTGAAATTGAAACGAGAACAGGCTTAAAGTTTGCGGATGCCGTTCGTCAAGCAGATGTCTACAAGGGGTCGCCAAAAGGTAAGGGACTCCGAGGATTCAGTGATATTGAGCATCCCCGCCGTGCTTAA
- a CDS encoding phytase, giving the protein MSETVRFSQFNASLNRAAEGQIIHDFSDPVISDSRGTSTPQAVRIQQAKTVAEIIQRTNPDVLLINEFDFFTPDPERAVELFQQNFLSVSQSDAAPVNYPYFYIAPSNTGIPTGFDLNNNGAAVTTIVDGVGASGYGDDAFGFGNFPGQFGMVLLSKYPIDAENVRTFQTFLWKDMPGNLLTNDPTVDNPDTTVKENLTEFYTPEEQAILRLSSKSHWDVPILIEGRTVHVLASHPTPPVFDGPEDRNGKRNYDEIRFWADYVSAGQSDYIYDDQGRTGGLQTGSSFVIMGDQNAEAYDGDAFRVGDRNAILQLLQNPNINTNFIPTSPGAVQQATLQGQSNLTQRGNPAFDTADFADGSPGNLRADYVLPSGDLSIVNSGVFWTLDTAPLFPLVGTFNPALWNGFPSSDHRQVFVDVQIGAISTGSTGIEIEFAGQDIFPTGFTPSGAAGSINGTPVAVGGLSGIVYDAENNQYYAISDDRSSNARFYTATIDLKDGKLDRGNVNFTNVTQLKDANGNPFAANSLDPEGIAFTKNATVFISSEGEVSANRVLNPFVNEFNLTTGQQIRALPIPAKFLPVIQDTNGNGQLDAGEIQLSGVRNNLAFESLTITPDQTFLFTATENALVQDGSVASLTTGSRNRIVQYNLISGQPEKEYLYITDPVALSPNPENGFATNGLVDLLAIDDRGTFLALERSFSTGAVGTPGNTGNTIKLYEIGLQGATDISFYDSLNTLSPALLEQIQPVQKRLLLNFDDLELATGTDNIEGISFGPRLPDGRRSLIVTSDNNFSPTQFTQIIALDAEIVPTVSPTVETRPDLLDDEIQESDADDPAIYVNAIDAGKSLVVTAVKNGGLRVYDLGGALVQSINPGNIRYNNVDLQYNFELGGVKTDIAIATDRNNDKLAIFKINPNATNGQYLEDITDSSIGTLFQSEPFAPPYSPDERSAYGIAVYRSPVSNNSFVFVNRRETGDVAQYKLIDRGNGTIGIDRVRNFTVPAPADVDPQLEGMVVDQETGFLYIGQENVGIWKYEAEPNGANTGILIDTVKELGGANLTDDVEGLTIYYGKNGTGYLLSSSQGDNTFAVYTRDGFNQFLERFAVGANGSIDSVQESDGADVINLPLGANFPFGLFVTQDGSNDPAVLVEDDGELENINSNFKFVPWENIANSFPNPLEIDTTSFNPRAPQVESLNGIASGDTTQHSTVLLASSNFRGTVTFEYSTSADFSTIAGTKTATIADPYLPVKVDLSDLHPETSYFYRVTDVAGDRAIGQFKTANSVGTRSGFTVEVTSGLASSEKTSIASSSGLLSNNALIRAANSNDLFASASDARPTLTSSPLTI; this is encoded by the coding sequence ATGTCTGAAACTGTTCGTTTTTCCCAATTCAATGCGTCGCTCAATCGTGCCGCAGAGGGTCAAATCATTCATGATTTCTCTGACCCTGTGATTTCTGATAGTCGAGGCACATCTACGCCGCAAGCGGTGAGAATTCAGCAGGCAAAAACAGTCGCAGAGATTATTCAGCGCACAAACCCTGATGTACTGCTGATTAATGAATTTGATTTCTTTACCCCTGATCCAGAACGAGCAGTCGAACTTTTTCAGCAGAACTTTCTATCAGTTTCTCAAAGTGATGCAGCTCCGGTTAATTATCCCTACTTTTACATTGCGCCTTCTAATACAGGAATTCCGACCGGATTTGACTTGAACAATAATGGTGCTGCTGTAACCACGATCGTCGATGGGGTCGGTGCGTCAGGGTACGGGGATGATGCGTTTGGATTTGGAAATTTCCCTGGACAGTTCGGCATGGTGTTGCTGTCGAAGTACCCGATCGACGCGGAGAATGTCCGCACGTTCCAAACGTTTCTCTGGAAAGATATGCCAGGAAACTTGCTGACCAATGATCCGACCGTAGATAACCCGGATACGACCGTTAAAGAAAATCTTACTGAGTTCTACACACCAGAAGAACAGGCGATTCTACGTCTTTCTTCTAAGAGTCATTGGGATGTGCCGATTTTGATCGAGGGTCGAACCGTTCATGTTCTCGCAAGCCATCCGACTCCTCCGGTGTTTGATGGACCCGAAGACCGGAACGGCAAGCGGAACTATGATGAGATTCGCTTTTGGGCAGATTATGTGAGCGCGGGACAGAGTGACTATATCTATGATGATCAAGGCAGAACTGGAGGATTGCAGACAGGTTCTAGCTTTGTGATTATGGGTGACCAAAATGCCGAAGCTTACGATGGCGATGCGTTTCGAGTGGGCGATCGCAATGCAATTCTGCAACTGTTGCAAAATCCTAATATCAATACAAATTTTATTCCGACAAGTCCCGGTGCTGTGCAACAGGCAACACTCCAGGGGCAAAGTAACCTGACTCAGCGCGGGAATCCCGCCTTTGATACCGCAGACTTTGCTGATGGTTCTCCGGGAAATCTGCGGGCGGATTATGTGTTGCCTTCGGGTGATTTGTCGATCGTTAACTCAGGTGTATTTTGGACGCTAGACACTGCTCCGCTCTTTCCGCTAGTGGGAACGTTCAATCCTGCACTATGGAATGGGTTTCCCAGTTCTGATCATCGGCAGGTCTTTGTCGATGTGCAAATCGGTGCAATTTCAACCGGAAGCACTGGGATTGAAATTGAATTCGCAGGGCAAGACATTTTTCCCACTGGATTTACACCGTCTGGAGCCGCAGGCAGTATTAACGGCACTCCGGTAGCTGTGGGTGGACTTTCTGGAATCGTCTACGATGCGGAAAACAATCAATACTATGCGATTTCTGACGATCGCTCTTCAAACGCCCGCTTCTACACTGCCACGATCGATCTGAAAGATGGCAAACTCGATCGCGGCAATGTCAATTTTACAAATGTCACTCAACTAAAGGATGCGAACGGTAATCCCTTTGCAGCAAATTCGCTCGATCCAGAAGGCATTGCTTTTACTAAAAACGCGACGGTATTTATCTCTTCTGAAGGTGAGGTCAGCGCCAATCGAGTGCTGAATCCCTTTGTCAATGAGTTCAATCTCACAACCGGACAACAAATTCGCGCCCTGCCGATTCCCGCGAAGTTCCTACCTGTGATTCAAGACACGAATGGAAATGGGCAATTAGATGCTGGAGAAATTCAATTGTCTGGGGTGCGGAACAATCTGGCATTCGAGAGCTTGACGATTACGCCGGATCAGACCTTTCTGTTCACCGCGACCGAGAATGCTTTGGTGCAAGATGGTTCTGTTGCCTCGTTAACAACTGGAAGCCGCAATCGGATTGTGCAATACAATCTCATCAGCGGACAACCTGAAAAAGAATATCTTTACATCACTGATCCGGTTGCCTTGTCGCCCAATCCAGAGAACGGTTTCGCGACCAATGGTTTAGTCGATCTGTTAGCGATCGACGATCGAGGAACGTTTCTAGCTTTAGAGCGATCGTTTTCCACAGGTGCAGTTGGAACTCCTGGCAACACAGGCAATACGATCAAACTCTATGAAATTGGTCTCCAAGGTGCAACCGATATTAGTTTTTACGACTCGCTCAACACCCTCAGCCCAGCACTTCTAGAACAGATTCAACCTGTCCAGAAGCGATTGCTGCTCAACTTTGATGATTTAGAACTTGCGACCGGAACTGACAACATTGAAGGCATTAGTTTTGGTCCTCGGTTGCCGGATGGTCGTCGATCGCTCATTGTGACGAGCGACAATAATTTCAGTCCAACTCAGTTTACTCAAATCATTGCTTTGGATGCTGAGATTGTTCCGACAGTTTCGCCCACTGTGGAAACTCGCCCCGATCTGCTTGATGACGAAATCCAAGAGTCGGATGCGGATGATCCCGCTATCTATGTAAATGCGATCGATGCTGGAAAGAGTTTAGTTGTGACTGCGGTGAAAAATGGGGGATTGCGAGTGTATGACTTGGGTGGCGCTCTCGTGCAATCGATCAATCCGGGGAACATCCGCTACAACAATGTGGATCTGCAATACAACTTCGAGCTAGGTGGAGTGAAAACTGATATTGCGATCGCAACCGATCGGAACAACGACAAGTTAGCGATCTTCAAAATTAATCCGAATGCAACCAATGGTCAGTATCTAGAAGACATCACAGATAGCAGCATTGGAACATTGTTTCAGTCTGAACCGTTTGCGCCGCCTTACTCGCCAGATGAGCGTAGTGCTTACGGAATCGCTGTGTATCGCAGTCCGGTGAGCAATAATTCATTTGTGTTTGTCAATCGTCGCGAAACCGGAGATGTGGCACAGTACAAGCTTATCGATCGAGGAAATGGCACAATTGGAATCGATCGCGTTCGCAACTTTACGGTTCCTGCCCCCGCTGATGTTGATCCCCAACTCGAAGGCATGGTCGTAGACCAAGAAACGGGTTTTCTCTACATCGGTCAGGAGAATGTCGGTATCTGGAAGTATGAAGCCGAACCGAATGGAGCCAACACCGGAATTCTGATTGATACAGTTAAGGAACTCGGTGGGGCGAACCTAACCGATGATGTCGAAGGACTCACAATTTACTACGGCAAAAATGGAACAGGCTATCTGCTCTCTTCTAGCCAAGGGGACAATACTTTCGCAGTTTACACTCGTGATGGCTTTAATCAGTTCCTTGAACGGTTTGCTGTTGGGGCGAACGGCAGTATCGACAGTGTGCAGGAATCTGATGGAGCCGATGTGATCAATCTACCGCTTGGCGCTAACTTTCCTTTTGGCTTGTTTGTCACTCAGGATGGTTCTAACGATCCGGCTGTGCTAGTCGAAGATGATGGCGAACTAGAAAACATTAACTCTAACTTTAAGTTCGTACCTTGGGAGAATATTGCCAACAGTTTTCCGAATCCACTAGAGATTGATACAACGAGCTTTAATCCTCGCGCTCCGCAAGTCGAGTCACTAAACGGAATTGCAAGCGGTGATACAACTCAGCATTCAACCGTACTACTTGCCAGCAGCAATTTTAGAGGCACTGTTACTTTTGAATATTCCACTTCAGCAGACTTCAGCACGATCGCAGGCACAAAAACTGCCACGATCGCTGATCCCTATCTACCCGTCAAAGTTGATCTATCTGATTTGCATCCTGAAACTTCTTACTTTTACCGCGTCACTGATGTTGCAGGCGATCGAGCAATCGGACAGTTCAAGACAGCAAACTCTGTAGGAACTCGATCTGGTTTTACCGTTGAAGTGACGAGCGGACTCGCTTCGAGCGAGAAAACCAGCATTGCATCCTCTAGTGGACTGTTATCGAACAATGCTTTGATTCGTGCAGCAAACAGCAATGATCTCTTTGCTAGTGCCTCCGATGCACGACCAACGCTTACAAGTAGCCCGCTTACCATCTAA